In Chitinophagaceae bacterium, the following are encoded in one genomic region:
- a CDS encoding DUF4168 domain-containing protein: MNLLKTTIFTFMTVVFLSFTAVAQMQPDFQQQQQQPNVEVTDNELVKFAETMEDIQEVQNSAQQEMVSVIQENGLDVQTFNEIYTQTQGNPNAQVDDVPAETMENFNTATQQVVRIQESADERMVEAIESNGMNVERYQEIFMAVQQSPELQERLQSM; the protein is encoded by the coding sequence ATGAATTTATTGAAGACAACAATTTTCACCTTTATGACAGTGGTATTCCTAAGTTTCACAGCAGTGGCTCAGATGCAACCCGATTTTCAACAACAACAGCAGCAACCGAATGTAGAAGTTACTGACAATGAGTTAGTGAAGTTTGCTGAAACTATGGAAGACATTCAGGAAGTGCAAAATAGCGCACAACAGGAAATGGTGAGTGTGATTCAGGAAAATGGATTAGATGTTCAGACATTTAATGAAATCTATACTCAGACTCAGGGAAATCCGAATGCTCAGGTTGATGATGTACCCGCTGAAACTATGGAAAACTTTAACACAGCTACTCAGCAAGTAGTAAGAATACAGGAAAGTGCTGATGAGCGAATGGTTGAAGCCATAGAGTCTAATGGAATGAACGTAGAACGTTATCAGGAAATTTTCATGGCAGTACAACAAAGCCCTGAACTACAAGAAAGATTACAATCAATGTAA
- a CDS encoding T9SS C-terminal target domain-containing protein, whose product MIVINIKKLNFIQRIFRNSLVIVFFVTSIFSFAKAQTFTDVASQYGINVQYQNVDQWGGGVSFFDFTNNGWDDLTFVMEDDSILFYANNGGTFTRLPSFLYGSGNVKQVIWVDIDNNGHMDLFVITRGAPYRLYKNDGNFNFTDISQQAGLGYSMSDSYGVSFADYNKNGFLDIYIAKYEWAYPDHLLDKNNQLYRNNGDGTFTNVTFQAGVGDGVKPSFQGVWLDYNNNGWPDLYVINDRAVSGNSLYKNNGDGTFTDVTLSSGTLLMSQDPMTTTVGDFNNNGFLDIYMTNTGPNGKEGMLLVNNGDETFTESASQYGVNIDKWSWGAVWIDYNNNTFQDLFVCTSFINENKQPVTNYFYENIQADTFYLRTDSVFPGITPQRSYGVAKGDINNNGFYDLVVHNRAPYNANLWENSADSDNHYIKISLQGTVSNRMAIGSWIRIYVDGNMYSHYTLLGENYVSQSSQHHIFGMEQYNSVDSITVLYPSGHTDVYYNLSVDTHYFFIEGETEIISLSDEGFILLCPGDSIELDGGNFKNHEWNTGHQSRYKTITDEGIFWVDAYNEFDVLVRSDTVEVYLLEMPELDIIKTDVSCHGNSDGVVTINFNNTFSLDYNLLWQTGDTGLILDNLETGVYAFTFIGHESCEIVDSVYINSPQYIDIQMLTNHEYTNSKGGINVLVNGGVPPYTIYLDDLLVESFPIENLDNGQYLLTVFDANNCSDTVDIEILYLSQNDFQSNSDIVLYPNPIRRGLPFNIDFPQNDTKSRVIIYDIYGRKLFDNDIEYQSLIYTDTFTGGIYLVEFFIKGKKYTSKLVVYQSN is encoded by the coding sequence ATGATAGTTATCAACATTAAAAAACTAAACTTTATACAGAGAATTTTTAGAAACTCTTTAGTAATAGTGTTTTTTGTGACAAGTATATTTTCTTTTGCAAAAGCACAAACTTTTACAGATGTTGCATCTCAATATGGAATTAATGTACAATATCAAAATGTAGATCAATGGGGTGGGGGTGTCAGTTTTTTTGACTTTACCAATAATGGATGGGATGATCTAACCTTTGTAATGGAAGATGATTCCATATTGTTTTATGCAAATAATGGAGGTACATTTACAAGATTACCTTCCTTTTTATACGGAAGCGGTAATGTTAAGCAGGTTATATGGGTAGATATTGACAATAACGGACATATGGATTTGTTTGTAATAACCAGAGGTGCTCCATACAGATTATATAAAAATGATGGGAATTTTAATTTTACTGATATCTCGCAACAAGCAGGCTTGGGTTATTCAATGAGTGATTCTTACGGAGTTTCTTTTGCTGATTATAATAAAAACGGGTTTCTCGATATCTATATAGCAAAGTATGAATGGGCATATCCGGATCATCTTTTAGATAAAAACAATCAGTTATATCGCAATAACGGTGATGGTACATTCACAAATGTCACTTTTCAAGCTGGTGTTGGAGATGGGGTAAAGCCTTCTTTTCAGGGTGTCTGGCTTGATTACAATAACAATGGATGGCCTGACTTATATGTTATTAATGATCGGGCAGTTTCAGGAAATAGTCTATATAAAAATAATGGAGATGGCACATTCACTGATGTAACACTCAGCTCCGGAACCTTATTAATGTCTCAGGATCCAATGACAACAACCGTAGGCGACTTTAACAATAATGGCTTTTTAGATATTTACATGACAAATACCGGCCCGAATGGGAAAGAGGGTATGTTGTTGGTAAATAATGGAGATGAAACTTTTACTGAATCGGCTTCTCAATATGGTGTTAATATAGACAAATGGTCATGGGGTGCGGTTTGGATAGATTATAATAATAATACCTTTCAGGACTTGTTTGTATGTACTTCTTTTATAAATGAAAATAAGCAACCGGTAACCAATTATTTTTATGAAAATATACAGGCAGACACATTTTATTTAAGAACAGATAGTGTATTTCCGGGTATTACTCCACAAAGAAGTTATGGAGTAGCAAAAGGTGACATCAATAATAATGGATTTTATGATCTTGTGGTCCATAACAGAGCTCCTTACAATGCAAACTTATGGGAAAACTCAGCTGATTCCGATAATCATTACATTAAAATTTCTCTTCAGGGAACCGTGTCAAACAGAATGGCAATTGGTTCATGGATAAGAATATATGTAGACGGGAATATGTATTCTCATTATACACTTTTAGGTGAAAATTACGTAAGTCAAAGTTCTCAGCATCATATATTTGGAATGGAACAATACAATTCCGTTGATTCAATAACTGTATTATATCCCAGTGGGCACACGGATGTATATTATAACCTGAGTGTTGATACCCATTATTTTTTTATTGAAGGAGAAACAGAGATAATCTCACTTTCAGATGAGGGGTTCATTTTGCTATGCCCCGGAGACAGCATTGAATTGGATGGCGGTAATTTTAAAAACCATGAATGGAATACGGGACACCAAAGCAGATATAAAACTATTACTGATGAAGGAATATTTTGGGTTGACGCTTATAATGAGTTTGATGTACTTGTGCGAAGTGATACAGTTGAAGTATATCTACTGGAAATGCCTGAATTAGATATAATAAAAACAGATGTAAGTTGTCATGGGAACAGTGATGGAGTTGTGACTATTAATTTTAACAACACTTTTAGTTTAGATTACAATTTATTGTGGCAAACAGGCGATACTGGTTTAATCCTTGATAATTTGGAAACAGGGGTTTATGCTTTTACATTTATTGGTCATGAAAGTTGCGAAATTGTTGATTCGGTTTATATAAACAGTCCTCAATATATTGATATACAAATGTTGACAAATCATGAATACACAAACTCAAAAGGTGGAATAAATGTACTTGTAAATGGCGGTGTTCCACCATATACAATATATTTAGATGATTTGCTTGTTGAAAGTTTTCCAATTGAAAATCTGGATAACGGTCAATATTTATTAACAGTTTTTGATGCTAATAATTGTTCCGATACTGTTGATATTGAAATTTTATACTTATCTCAAAATGATTTTCAATCAAATAGTGATATAGTGTTGTATCCCAATCCCATTCGCAGAGGCTTACCTTTTAATATAGACTTTCCTCAAAATGACACAAAGTCAAGAGTAATTATCTATGATATTTATGGCAGGAAATTGTTTGATAATGATATTGAATACCAGAGTTTAATATACACAGATACTTTTACCGGTGGAATTTATTTGGTGGAGTTTTTTATAAAAGGGAAAAAATATACATCCAAACTAGTAGTATACCAATCAAATTAA
- a CDS encoding T9SS C-terminal target domain-containing protein — MKYINYKKTIFIFIFFIINLLSFKENKANETIAREWVEILLESIRNDFARPTVHARNLYHTSAAMYDAWAVYNNYSNTYFLGKEVNGFFSPFEGIVIPEDKNSAIHKAISYSCYRIIKHRFQFSPGVFTIYSNIDSLMNHYDYDINFTSVDYINDGPAALGNYIAQQILAYGLQDGSNEANNYENQYYITLHDYIEPELPGNPNMLDPNVWQGISLSNAVDQAGNPLPEDPPHLSPEWGNVNTFAMHDSVKSTFIKGSDTFHVYYDPGFPALLDTSIHSGIEDFYKWNFVLVSVWQSHLDPADSVMWDISPASIGNMPLDSLPQTESDYLNFYNFFDGGDSSPGHSINPVTGLPYDPQIVPRGDYARILAEFWADGLDSETPPGHWFEIFLTVSEHPLYERKWMGMGDTLGFLEYDVKAFLSLGGALHDAAIAAWSIKGYYDYVRPVSAIRYMADRGQSSDSTLSNYHPAGMPIIPGYVEVVEIGDTLAGQNNEHVGKIKLYTWRGPDYIQDPETDVAGVGWILAENWWPYQRPSFVTPPFAGYVSGHSTFSRAAAELMTLMTGSEYFPGGISNFVAPQNNYLEFEQGPSTDIILQWATYRDASDQCSFSRIWGGIHPPIDDIPGRFIGREVGINAFNHSNEIVNATRPFVTSVNSSKSFLNATDTGLQFYVDIIFNQSMDTSTNPICGFIGMNPLNNSITLIDSVWTSSSVYQLQFELLAVDTVFPNIYLQIKNALNLDGITQNPYIDYNPFIINTKVPYITSIQSNYELISETVADSILELYLQFSAKADTSVFPSVSFYPDLSQTLAAANSYWLNDSIFVSTYSIVDNNETIDSIFIELTDMVDFAGNMMLPFDTSGIFSIDTRKPQLTESVINKDLFNISDIGSGTIQFQFEFDKPMETTFVPDLIFSDYGLTTNILQKNNNQSQWMNDSTIFITYNLLNYPYESFDTDVILSNFKDSGGNSLLLDTLYSLLNIDTKRPDIAQIVPEFEYISSLHFGPYGFEILLVFSEKMNLNQKPVVQLSHDIYDVSGSVQYNIFESEWDTDSIFKAVFIVHDQQIEVYDLNINVNFAEDVAGNNLLPFGKGNIVHLDTRVPQVLHLTSSTYSILSPYEMVYIMAIFDEDMDTNTEPEIKFIVDGVLNNSILLFNNSESYWLNAQTYRAAYQVANKDFYAPDISLIINGGTDIAGNEANWPDYNNFFSADIKATSVYEINKSLDLKLFPNPLSIHESLHIQSDVLLNYMIVKMYDAKGQLLFKNEYTEFLNTTYTFSDVSPGLYFFKLNTGEKHKTIKVLIL; from the coding sequence ATGAAATATATAAACTATAAAAAGACTATTTTTATTTTTATCTTTTTCATAATTAACTTATTAAGTTTCAAAGAAAATAAAGCAAACGAAACTATAGCAAGAGAATGGGTAGAAATTTTGTTGGAATCTATTAGAAATGATTTTGCAAGACCAACTGTTCATGCCAGGAATTTATACCATACATCAGCAGCTATGTACGATGCCTGGGCAGTATATAATAATTATAGTAATACATATTTTCTCGGTAAAGAAGTAAATGGATTTTTTTCTCCATTTGAAGGAATTGTCATTCCTGAGGACAAAAATTCGGCAATTCATAAAGCGATTTCTTATAGTTGTTACCGGATAATCAAACATAGGTTTCAATTTTCCCCAGGAGTTTTTACTATTTATTCGAATATTGACAGTTTGATGAATCATTATGACTATGATATCAATTTTACTTCAGTTGATTATATCAATGATGGTCCGGCTGCACTTGGGAACTATATAGCTCAACAAATTTTAGCCTATGGCTTACAAGACGGATCAAATGAAGCAAATAATTATGAGAATCAATATTACATCACTTTACACGACTATATAGAGCCGGAATTACCCGGCAACCCTAATATGCTTGATCCTAATGTATGGCAGGGTATAAGCTTATCTAATGCCGTTGACCAGGCAGGTAATCCATTGCCTGAAGACCCTCCTCATTTATCACCTGAATGGGGGAATGTAAATACATTTGCAATGCATGATTCTGTCAAATCTACTTTTATTAAAGGAAGTGATACATTTCATGTATACTATGATCCGGGATTTCCTGCATTGCTGGATACTTCAATACATAGTGGGATTGAAGATTTTTATAAGTGGAACTTTGTATTAGTTTCTGTTTGGCAATCACATTTAGACCCGGCAGATAGTGTAATGTGGGATATTTCTCCTGCTTCTATTGGAAATATGCCTTTAGATTCATTACCTCAGACTGAAAGTGATTACTTAAATTTCTATAATTTTTTTGATGGAGGGGATTCAAGTCCCGGTCATTCTATAAATCCGGTAACCGGTTTGCCTTACGATCCTCAGATTGTTCCAAGAGGTGATTATGCCAGAATATTAGCTGAGTTCTGGGCTGATGGTTTAGATTCTGAAACACCACCCGGCCATTGGTTTGAAATATTTCTTACGGTTTCAGAACATCCTTTGTATGAAAGAAAGTGGATGGGAATGGGTGATACACTTGGTTTTTTGGAATATGATGTCAAAGCATTCTTGTCGCTTGGCGGAGCATTGCATGACGCGGCTATAGCTGCGTGGAGTATTAAAGGCTATTACGATTATGTTAGACCGGTATCAGCTATTCGTTATATGGCCGATAGAGGACAATCATCCGACAGCACATTAAGTAATTACCATCCGGCAGGTATGCCAATAATACCCGGTTATGTTGAGGTTGTCGAAATCGGAGATACTTTAGCCGGACAAAATAATGAACATGTCGGAAAAATTAAACTTTACACCTGGAGAGGACCGGACTATATACAAGATCCGGAAACTGACGTAGCCGGAGTGGGTTGGATATTGGCTGAAAACTGGTGGCCCTATCAACGACCTTCATTTGTTACACCTCCATTTGCAGGTTATGTGTCAGGACATTCAACTTTTTCAAGAGCTGCAGCAGAACTAATGACTTTAATGACAGGCAGCGAATATTTTCCCGGAGGAATCAGCAACTTTGTTGCTCCACAAAATAATTATCTTGAGTTTGAGCAAGGTCCCAGCACCGATATTATTCTTCAATGGGCAACTTACAGAGACGCTTCTGATCAGTGTAGTTTCTCAAGGATTTGGGGTGGCATACATCCGCCTATTGACGATATTCCGGGCCGGTTTATCGGTAGAGAAGTAGGGATAAATGCTTTTAATCATTCTAATGAAATTGTAAATGCAACAAGACCATTTGTTACATCTGTTAATAGCAGTAAAAGCTTTTTAAACGCTACAGATACCGGACTTCAGTTTTATGTTGACATAATTTTTAATCAAAGTATGGATACTTCTACAAATCCAATATGTGGATTTATCGGCATGAACCCTCTTAATAATTCAATTACTTTAATTGATTCAGTTTGGACATCAAGTTCAGTTTATCAACTTCAATTTGAGTTGTTAGCAGTTGATACTGTTTTTCCGAATATTTATTTGCAAATTAAAAATGCTTTAAATTTAGACGGAATTACACAAAATCCTTATATAGACTATAATCCCTTTATTATTAACACTAAGGTACCTTATATTACTTCCATACAGTCAAATTATGAATTGATAAGTGAAACAGTTGCAGACAGTATTTTAGAATTATATTTACAGTTTTCTGCAAAAGCTGATACATCAGTCTTTCCATCAGTAAGCTTTTACCCGGATTTAAGCCAAACACTTGCAGCAGCAAATTCTTATTGGCTAAATGACAGTATATTTGTTTCCACATATTCTATAGTAGATAATAATGAAACAATAGATTCAATTTTTATTGAGCTAACAGATATGGTAGATTTTGCCGGGAACATGATGTTGCCATTTGATACTTCAGGTATATTTTCAATAGATACCCGAAAGCCTCAGTTGACAGAAAGTGTTATTAATAAAGACCTGTTTAATATTAGTGATATAGGAAGTGGAACTATACAATTTCAATTTGAGTTTGACAAACCCATGGAAACTACATTTGTACCTGATTTAATTTTTTCTGATTATGGATTGACAACCAATATTTTACAAAAAAACAATAATCAATCACAATGGATGAATGATTCAACTATTTTTATAACCTACAATTTATTGAACTACCCGTATGAATCTTTTGATACTGATGTGATTTTAAGCAATTTCAAAGATTCAGGCGGCAACAGTCTTTTGCTAGATACACTTTATTCATTATTAAATATAGACACGAAACGTCCGGATATAGCTCAAATAGTTCCTGAATTTGAATACATTTCCAGTCTGCATTTTGGTCCTTATGGCTTTGAGATTCTGTTGGTTTTTTCTGAAAAAATGAATTTAAATCAAAAGCCGGTAGTACAGTTAAGTCACGATATTTATGATGTTTCAGGCTCAGTTCAATACAATATTTTCGAAAGCGAGTGGGATACGGATTCAATATTTAAGGCTGTTTTTATTGTTCACGATCAACAAATTGAGGTATATGATTTAAATATAAATGTCAATTTTGCTGAAGATGTTGCCGGTAATAATCTGCTGCCTTTTGGGAAAGGTAATATTGTTCATTTGGACACCCGGGTTCCTCAGGTGTTACATTTAACCTCCAGTACTTATTCTATTCTAAGTCCATATGAAATGGTTTATATAATGGCAATATTTGATGAAGATATGGATACCAATACAGAGCCTGAAATTAAATTTATAGTAGACGGAGTGTTAAATAACAGCATTTTATTATTTAATAATTCTGAATCATACTGGTTAAATGCACAAACCTACAGAGCTGCTTATCAAGTAGCTAATAAAGATTTTTATGCTCCTGATATAAGTCTTATAATTAATGGAGGTACAGATATAGCCGGAAATGAGGCAAATTGGCCGGATTACAATAATTTTTTTAGTGCGGATATAAAAGCTACTTCAGTTTATGAAATTAATAAATCACTTGACTTGAAACTTTTTCCTAATCCTTTAAGTATACATGAATCGCTTCATATTCAATCAGATGTATTGCTTAACTATATGATAGTTAAAATGTATGACGCTAAAGGTCAGTTGCTTTTTAAAAATGAGTATACCGAATTTTTAAATACAACGTACACTTTTAGTGATGTCAGCCCAGGGTTATATTTTTTCAAATTGAATACCGGTGAGAAACATAAAACAATTAAAGTTTTAATTTTATGA
- a CDS encoding SLC13/DASS family transporter produces MYFKLVIKSLIYLFKIIAGPLIGLLSILLFPLDADDMQLNYMLGIIIWMASWWIFQTVPLGITALMPVFLFPMTGIMSTDDVAGQYLNQVIFLFIGGCLVAFTIERWGLHQRMALVLINNIGYSKKKILAGFMLSSFILSMWISNSATAIMLLAPALALISQMDGMLDIKKANIFASGLLLAIAYSASIGGASTLVGTPPNLIFAALYAENFPELKSIGFADWFILVFPVSLLFLIIMFFYFNKVININLDIDGNIFKKQLKSLGKTSFEEKIILLLFFILVILWFSRAGLNLGSIEIPGWSEFLPFGDLILDSTVAVFIAALLFLIPSKNKKGEKLATKEELKKLPIDVIFLFGGGFALAKGFQESGLANYLAEQFIFLEYLPIILIVLVICIFMVIITEFSSNTASTQLILPVLIVLSANMNIPPHLLMLPATIAASFAFMLPVATPPNTIIFGSERVTVSAMLKKGFWMNITGVCLIVIANYTIWKWLI; encoded by the coding sequence ATGTATTTTAAATTAGTTATAAAATCTTTAATATACTTATTTAAAATCATTGCAGGACCTCTAATTGGTCTTTTATCTATTTTACTATTTCCTCTTGATGCTGATGATATGCAATTGAATTATATGCTTGGCATAATAATCTGGATGGCATCATGGTGGATTTTTCAAACAGTTCCTTTAGGAATTACAGCTTTAATGCCGGTTTTTTTATTCCCTATGACAGGGATTATGTCTACAGATGATGTTGCGGGACAGTATCTCAACCAGGTTATTTTTTTATTTATAGGGGGCTGTTTAGTAGCATTTACAATCGAAAGATGGGGTTTGCATCAAAGAATGGCATTAGTACTCATAAACAACATAGGATATTCCAAAAAGAAGATTTTAGCAGGTTTTATGTTATCATCTTTTATACTTTCAATGTGGATATCTAACAGTGCAACTGCCATTATGCTTCTAGCGCCTGCATTGGCTCTAATAAGCCAAATGGATGGAATGCTTGACATAAAAAAGGCTAATATCTTTGCTTCCGGTCTATTGTTAGCAATAGCTTATTCTGCATCAATTGGCGGGGCATCTACATTGGTTGGCACGCCTCCTAATTTAATATTTGCAGCCTTATATGCAGAAAATTTCCCGGAATTAAAAAGTATAGGTTTCGCCGATTGGTTTATATTAGTTTTTCCTGTCAGCCTATTGTTTTTAATTATTATGTTTTTTTATTTTAACAAGGTGATTAATATTAATTTAGATATAGATGGAAATATTTTTAAAAAACAATTAAAATCTTTAGGTAAAACAAGTTTTGAAGAAAAAATAATACTGCTACTTTTTTTTATACTTGTAATTCTTTGGTTTAGTCGTGCAGGTCTGAACTTAGGAAGTATAGAAATCCCCGGCTGGTCAGAGTTTTTACCCTTTGGCGATTTAATACTAGATAGTACTGTTGCAGTATTTATTGCAGCCTTATTATTTTTAATCCCATCTAAAAATAAAAAAGGTGAAAAATTAGCTACTAAAGAAGAATTAAAAAAGTTACCAATCGATGTTATTTTTCTTTTTGGAGGTGGCTTTGCATTAGCAAAGGGTTTTCAGGAAAGTGGTTTGGCAAACTATTTAGCTGAACAATTTATTTTTTTAGAATATCTACCTATTATTTTAATCGTCTTAGTAATCTGTATATTTATGGTTATTATAACTGAATTTAGTTCTAATACTGCTTCAACTCAATTAATATTACCGGTATTAATCGTATTATCTGCTAATATGAATATACCACCTCACCTCTTGATGCTACCTGCAACGATCGCAGCTTCTTTTGCATTTATGTTGCCAGTTGCAACTCCACCTAATACAATTATTTTTGGAAGTGAAAGAGTCACTGTTTCTGCTATGTTAAAAAAAGGATTCTGGATGAATATAACAGGGGTTTGTTTAATTGTAATTGCTAATTATACAATCTGGAAATGGTTAATTTGA